A single Methylobacterium sp. 17Sr1-1 DNA region contains:
- the rpoN gene encoding RNA polymerase factor sigma-54 has translation MGLLQRLEMRQGQALVMTPQLLQAIKLLQLSHLDLAAYVDAELERNPLLERAEIEAPEPGDSRGEASDSGGDGDGFDSEGGAEPWLAHDLNPSRSEIEGDLGTRLDNVFPDDGPVGREAPAAGGEGLSLTPAPWSGSGGSFDGEAPDFEATLTAESSLHDHLSAQLDIATRDPVERLVGGFLVDAIDEAGYLREDLSALAERLGVGLPVVERVLGLVQGFDPSGVGARDLAECLAIQLREQDRFDPAMQALVSRLDLVAKRDFSGLRRLCGVDEEDLADMLSELRRLDPKPGRAFGAGPVEVLVPDVFVRPAPDGSWLVELNSEALPRVLVNQSYYATVSRGAATDTDKAFLSECLQTANWLTRSLEQRARTILKVASEIVRQQDGFFVNGVAHLRPLNLKTVADAIGMHESTVSRVTSNKSIGTSRGTFEMKYFFTAAIPGAAGAAAHSSEAVRHRIKQLIDGETADDVLSDDALVQRLRGEGVDIARRTVAKYRESLRIPSSIERRRERAAMPAR, from the coding sequence ATGGGATTGCTGCAACGGCTCGAGATGCGCCAGGGCCAGGCCCTGGTGATGACGCCGCAACTCCTGCAGGCGATCAAGCTTCTGCAACTGTCCCACCTCGACCTCGCGGCCTACGTCGATGCGGAGCTGGAGCGCAACCCGCTCCTGGAGCGGGCCGAGATCGAGGCGCCGGAGCCGGGCGACTCCCGCGGCGAGGCGTCCGACTCGGGTGGCGACGGCGACGGGTTCGACAGCGAGGGCGGGGCCGAGCCCTGGCTCGCCCACGACCTCAACCCGAGCCGCAGCGAGATCGAGGGCGACCTCGGCACCCGCCTCGACAACGTGTTTCCGGATGACGGCCCGGTCGGCCGCGAGGCGCCGGCGGCGGGCGGGGAGGGCCTGTCTCTCACCCCGGCGCCCTGGAGCGGCAGCGGCGGCAGCTTCGACGGCGAGGCGCCGGATTTCGAGGCGACGCTGACCGCCGAATCCTCGCTGCACGACCACCTCTCGGCCCAGCTCGACATCGCCACCCGCGATCCGGTCGAGCGCCTGGTCGGCGGCTTCCTGGTCGATGCCATCGACGAGGCCGGCTACCTGCGCGAGGATCTCTCCGCCCTCGCCGAGCGCCTCGGCGTCGGTCTTCCGGTCGTCGAGCGGGTGCTGGGCCTCGTCCAGGGCTTCGACCCGTCCGGCGTCGGCGCCCGCGACCTCGCCGAGTGCCTGGCGATCCAGCTGCGCGAGCAGGACCGGTTCGATCCGGCGATGCAGGCGCTGGTCTCGCGCCTCGACCTCGTCGCCAAGCGCGACTTCTCCGGTTTGCGCCGCCTGTGCGGGGTCGACGAGGAGGACCTCGCCGACATGCTGTCGGAGCTGCGCCGCCTCGACCCCAAGCCCGGCCGCGCCTTCGGCGCCGGCCCGGTCGAGGTGCTGGTGCCGGACGTGTTCGTGCGCCCGGCCCCGGACGGCTCCTGGCTCGTCGAGCTCAACAGCGAGGCGCTCCCCCGGGTCCTGGTCAACCAGAGCTACTACGCCACCGTCTCGCGCGGGGCGGCGACCGACACCGACAAGGCCTTCCTGTCGGAATGCCTGCAGACCGCCAACTGGCTCACCCGCAGCCTGGAGCAGCGCGCCCGCACCATCCTGAAGGTGGCGAGCGAGATCGTGCGCCAGCAGGACGGGTTCTTCGTCAACGGCGTCGCCCACCTGCGGCCGCTCAACCTGAAGACCGTCGCCGACGCCATCGGCATGCACGAATCCACCGTCTCGCGGGTGACCTCGAACAAGTCGATCGGCACCAGTCGCGGCACCTTCGAGATGAAGTACTTCTTCACCGCGGCGATTCCCGGGGCGGCGGGCGCGGCCGCCCATTCCTCGGAAGCCGTGCGCCACCGCATCAAGCAGCTCATCGACGGCGAGACCGCCGACGACGTCCTGTCGGACGACGCCCTGGTGCAGCGCCTGCGCGGCGAGGGCGTCGACATCGCCCGCCGCACCGTGGCGAAGTACCGGGAATCCCTGCGCATCCCGTCCTCGATCGAGCGCCGGCGCGAGCGCGCGGCGATGCCGGCGCGCTGA
- the raiA gene encoding ribosome-associated translation inhibitor RaiA — MAALRVSGRGVDLGEALRTRVEERISAALAKYFDGAYHGHVTVGRDGSAYRTDCVLHLPSGITLEASGAAHDANASFDQTAERIEKRLRRYKHRLKAHPNGHAKGAAVDGVLGNGALRSDDTAVMEAAYSVMESPEEDTGEHPPIIAESTRTLHRRTVSEAVVELDLTGVPVLVFVHAGTERVNVVYRRGDGAIGWIDPPERGTP; from the coding sequence ATGGCAGCGTTGCGCGTGTCGGGTCGCGGCGTGGATCTCGGGGAGGCCCTGAGAACCCGGGTGGAGGAGCGGATCTCTGCCGCCCTCGCCAAGTACTTCGACGGTGCCTATCACGGTCACGTGACGGTCGGCCGGGACGGCAGCGCCTATCGCACCGACTGCGTGCTGCACCTGCCCTCGGGCATCACCCTGGAGGCCTCGGGCGCCGCCCACGACGCGAATGCGAGCTTCGACCAGACCGCCGAGCGGATCGAGAAGCGCCTGCGCCGCTACAAGCACCGCCTCAAGGCCCATCCGAACGGCCACGCCAAGGGCGCGGCGGTGGACGGTGTCCTCGGAAACGGGGCCCTGCGGAGCGACGACACCGCCGTGATGGAGGCGGCCTACTCGGTCATGGAATCGCCCGAGGAGGATACCGGCGAGCACCCGCCGATCATCGCCGAGAGCACCCGCACCCTGCACCGGCGCACGGTGAGCGAGGCGGTCGTGGAGCTCGATCTCACCGGTGTCCCCGTTCTCGTCTTCGTTCACGCTGGAACCGAGCGGGTCAACGTCGTATATCGTCGGGGCGACGGCGCGATCGGGTGGATCGATCCGCCGGAACGCGGCACTCCGTGA
- the ptsN gene encoding PTS IIA-like nitrogen regulatory protein PtsN yields MPLLEFLKPEAVLPALRAQGKKQVLQELAAQAARHLPGLDEREIFETLLQRERLGSTGIGEGVAIPHGKLPGLDTLFGLMARLERPVDFEALDGQPVDIAFLLLAPEGAGADHLKALARVARVLREPGIIDRIRAARDADALYALLTQSPAQAA; encoded by the coding sequence ATGCCATTGCTGGAATTCCTGAAGCCGGAGGCGGTCCTCCCGGCGCTGCGTGCGCAGGGGAAGAAGCAGGTTCTGCAGGAGCTGGCCGCCCAGGCGGCCCGCCACCTGCCGGGCCTGGACGAGCGCGAGATCTTCGAGACGCTGCTCCAGCGCGAACGCCTCGGCTCGACCGGCATCGGCGAGGGCGTGGCGATCCCGCACGGCAAGCTGCCGGGGCTCGACACGCTGTTCGGCCTGATGGCCCGCCTCGAGCGCCCGGTCGATTTCGAGGCCCTGGACGGCCAGCCGGTCGACATCGCCTTCCTGCTGCTCGCCCCCGAGGGCGCCGGCGCCGATCACCTGAAGGCGCTCGCCCGGGTCGCCCGGGTGCTGCGCGAGCCCGGCATCATCGACCGCATCCGCGCCGCCCGCGACGCCGACGCGCTCTACGCCCTCCTGACCCAGTCCCCCGCGCAGGCGGCGTGA
- a CDS encoding multidrug efflux RND transporter permease subunit — MNLSKFFIDRPIFAGVLSVLIFIGGLLSLFAMPISEYPDVVPPSVVVRATFPGANPKVIAETVATPIEEQINGVEGMLYMSSQATTDGIMTLTVTFRLGTDPDKAQQLVQNRVSQAEPRLPAIVRQLGIVTVKSSPDLTMVVHLVSPNGRYDMTYLRNYAVLNIKDRLARLDGVGQVQLFGSGDYAMRIWLDPQKVAEHGLSAGDVVREIQAQNVEAAAGVIGASPAVPGLDLQLSLNAEGRLTSEEQFGDIVVKTGENGEITRLRDIARIELGASDYALRSLLDNKSAVAIPISQSPGSNAIQISDEVRRTMAEIKKTMPEGIDYQIVYDPTQFVRASIEAVIHTLLEAVALVVLVVILFLQTWRASIIPLLAVPVSIVGTFAVMHAFGFSINALSLFGLVLAIGIVVDDAIVVVENVERNIEAGLSPRDASYQAMREVSGPIIAIALVLVAVFVPLAFISGLTGQFYKQFALTIAISTVISAINSLTLSPALSALLLKDHHAPKDQLTRVLDTLLGWFFRRFNRAFGRASDGYGRGVGGVISRKGAMMVIYLVLVGVTVGLFRQIPGGFVPGQDKQYLVGFAQLPDGATLDRTEEVIRRMSEIALKEPGVESAVAFPGLSINGFTNSSNSGIVFSTLKPFEERKGPGLSGAAIAMSLNKKYASIPEAFIAMFPPPPVNGLGTIGGFKLQIEDRAGLGYEALNEATKAFLAKAAQAPELAGLFSSFQMNVPQLFADIDRTKARQLKIPVTDVFDTLQIYLGSLYVNDFNRFGRTYSVRVQADAPFRAHSDDVGLLKVRAGSGEMVPLSTLLRVRQTAGPERAMRYNGFLSADINAGAAPGFSSGQAQEAAARIAAETLPRGFSFEWTDLTYQEFIAGNSGVWVFPLALLLVFLVLAAQYESLALPLAILLIVPMGLLAAMTGVWLSSGDNNVFTQIGLIVLVGLSAKNAILIVEFARELEFAGRTPVQAAIEASRLRLRPILMTSMAFIMGVLPLVTATGAGSEMRRAMGVAVFSGMIGVTAFGLFLTPVFYVLLRRLTGNRPLKQHGGHEAVVEERVVEVA, encoded by the coding sequence ATGAACCTCTCCAAGTTCTTCATCGACCGCCCGATCTTCGCGGGCGTGCTCTCGGTGCTCATCTTCATCGGCGGGCTTTTGTCGCTGTTCGCGATGCCGATCTCCGAGTACCCGGACGTGGTGCCGCCTTCCGTGGTGGTGCGGGCGACCTTCCCGGGGGCCAACCCCAAGGTCATCGCCGAGACCGTGGCGACGCCGATCGAGGAGCAGATCAACGGCGTCGAGGGCATGCTCTACATGTCGAGCCAGGCGACGACGGACGGCATCATGACGCTGACCGTCACGTTCCGCCTCGGCACCGATCCCGACAAGGCGCAGCAGCTGGTGCAGAACCGGGTCTCGCAGGCCGAGCCGCGGCTGCCGGCGATCGTGCGCCAGCTCGGCATCGTCACGGTGAAGTCCTCGCCCGACCTGACGATGGTGGTCCACCTCGTCTCGCCGAACGGTCGGTACGACATGACGTACCTGCGCAACTACGCGGTGCTCAACATCAAGGACCGGCTCGCCCGCCTCGACGGCGTCGGCCAGGTGCAGCTCTTCGGCTCGGGCGATTACGCGATGCGGATCTGGCTCGACCCGCAGAAGGTCGCCGAGCACGGCCTGTCGGCCGGCGACGTGGTCCGCGAGATCCAGGCCCAGAACGTCGAGGCCGCGGCCGGCGTCATCGGCGCGTCGCCGGCCGTGCCCGGCCTCGACCTCCAGCTCTCGCTCAACGCCGAGGGGCGGCTGACCAGCGAGGAGCAGTTCGGCGACATCGTGGTCAAGACCGGCGAGAATGGCGAGATCACGCGCCTGCGCGACATCGCCCGGATCGAGCTCGGCGCTTCGGACTACGCGCTGCGCTCGCTCCTCGACAACAAGTCGGCGGTGGCGATCCCGATCTCGCAGTCACCCGGCTCGAACGCGATCCAGATCTCCGACGAGGTCCGCCGGACCATGGCGGAGATCAAGAAGACCATGCCCGAGGGGATCGACTACCAGATCGTCTACGATCCCACCCAGTTCGTGCGCGCCTCGATCGAGGCGGTGATCCACACCCTGCTCGAGGCGGTGGCCCTCGTCGTCCTGGTGGTGATCCTCTTCCTCCAGACCTGGCGGGCCTCGATCATCCCGCTGCTCGCCGTGCCGGTCTCGATCGTCGGCACCTTCGCGGTGATGCACGCCTTCGGCTTCTCGATCAACGCGCTCAGCCTGTTCGGCCTCGTGCTCGCCATCGGCATCGTCGTCGACGACGCGATCGTCGTGGTGGAGAACGTCGAGCGCAACATCGAGGCCGGCCTGTCGCCGCGCGACGCCAGCTACCAGGCGATGCGCGAGGTCTCGGGGCCGATCATCGCCATCGCGCTGGTGCTGGTGGCGGTGTTCGTGCCGCTCGCCTTCATCAGCGGCCTGACGGGGCAGTTCTACAAGCAGTTCGCGCTGACCATCGCGATCTCGACCGTGATCTCGGCGATCAACTCGCTGACCCTGTCCCCCGCCCTCTCGGCCCTGCTGCTGAAGGATCATCACGCGCCGAAGGACCAGCTCACGCGGGTCCTCGACACCCTGCTCGGCTGGTTCTTCCGCCGCTTCAACCGCGCCTTCGGTCGGGCCTCGGACGGCTACGGACGCGGCGTCGGCGGCGTCATCTCGCGTAAAGGCGCGATGATGGTGATCTACCTCGTCCTCGTCGGCGTGACCGTGGGGCTGTTCCGCCAGATCCCCGGCGGCTTCGTGCCGGGCCAGGACAAGCAGTACCTCGTCGGCTTCGCGCAGCTCCCCGACGGCGCGACCCTCGACCGGACCGAGGAGGTGATCCGCCGTATGAGCGAGATCGCCCTCAAGGAGCCCGGCGTCGAGAGCGCGGTCGCCTTCCCGGGGCTGTCGATCAACGGCTTCACCAACTCCTCGAATTCGGGGATCGTGTTCTCGACCCTCAAGCCCTTCGAGGAGCGGAAAGGGCCGGGCTTGAGCGGCGCCGCCATCGCGATGTCGCTGAACAAGAAGTACGCCTCCATCCCCGAGGCGTTCATCGCGATGTTCCCGCCGCCGCCGGTCAACGGCCTCGGCACGATCGGCGGGTTCAAGCTCCAGATCGAGGACCGGGCCGGCCTCGGCTACGAGGCGCTGAACGAGGCCACGAAGGCCTTCCTCGCGAAGGCCGCGCAGGCGCCCGAGCTCGCCGGGTTGTTCTCCAGCTTCCAGATGAACGTGCCGCAGCTCTTCGCGGATATCGACCGGACCAAGGCGCGCCAGCTCAAGATCCCGGTCACCGACGTATTCGACACGCTGCAGATCTATCTCGGATCGCTCTACGTCAACGACTTCAACCGCTTCGGCCGCACCTACTCGGTCAGGGTCCAGGCCGACGCCCCGTTCCGTGCCCATTCCGACGATGTGGGCCTGCTCAAGGTGCGGGCGGGCTCCGGCGAGATGGTGCCGCTCTCGACCCTCCTGCGCGTGCGCCAGACCGCCGGCCCCGAGCGGGCGATGCGCTACAACGGCTTCCTCTCCGCCGACATCAACGCGGGTGCCGCTCCCGGCTTCTCGTCCGGCCAGGCGCAGGAGGCCGCCGCCCGCATCGCCGCCGAGACCCTGCCGCGGGGCTTTTCCTTCGAGTGGACCGATCTCACCTACCAGGAGTTCATCGCCGGGAATTCGGGCGTGTGGGTGTTTCCGCTGGCGCTGCTCCTCGTCTTCCTGGTTCTGGCGGCGCAGTACGAGAGCCTCGCTTTGCCGCTGGCGATCCTCTTGATCGTGCCGATGGGCCTGCTCGCGGCAATGACCGGGGTCTGGCTGTCGTCGGGCGACAACAACGTCTTCACGCAGATCGGCCTCATCGTGCTGGTCGGGTTGTCGGCCAAGAACGCGATCCTGATCGTCGAATTCGCCCGGGAGCTGGAATTCGCCGGCCGGACGCCGGTCCAGGCGGCGATCGAGGCGAGCCGCCTGCGGCTGCGCCCGATCCTGATGACCTCGATGGCCTTCATCATGGGCGTGCTGCCCCTCGTCACCGCCACGGGCGCCGGCTCGGAGATGCGCCGCGCCATGGGCGTGGCGGTCTTTTCCGGCATGATCGGCGTGACGGCCTTCGGGCTGTTCCTCACCCCGGTCTTCTACGTGCTGCTGCGGCGGCTTACCGGCAACCGCCCGCTGAAGCAGCATGGCGGGCACGAAGCGGTGGTGGAGGAGCGCGTCGTCGAGGTGGCGTGA
- a CDS encoding efflux RND transporter periplasmic adaptor subunit, which yields MSEPVVNPDPAIVPSRKTPRLAAAGLALALLAGASYHFAPLSRLSGNQAIAATPPVEQAVPVPVAAVEPRDVVLFDEFSGRLEAVERVDVRARVGGAVAATHFSEGDLVRAGDLLVTIDPAPYAAEVQRLEAQVAVAEARLALTASDYERGQRLSDQRIVTARDLDVRANAFKEAKANLDAAKATLASARLNLDYTQVRAAVGGRVGRREITPGNLVATGAGAAVLTTLVSVDPIYASFDADETVVLKALSAIADPSGRRGRLDRIPVEMATADGERAKGHLQFIDNKVDARSGTVRVRATFANGDGHLIPGQFARMRLGQAAPERLLLVDERAVGTDQDKRFVLVVGADNRAEFRAVTLGRSVEGLRIVTAGLSGGERIVVNGLQRVRPGSLVSPSPVTMGARPMQEPGTGKLAQR from the coding sequence ATGTCGGAGCCGGTCGTGAATCCCGATCCTGCTATCGTCCCTTCGAGAAAGACCCCGCGCCTCGCCGCGGCCGGCCTCGCCCTCGCGCTTCTCGCAGGGGCATCCTACCATTTCGCACCCCTGTCGCGCCTCTCGGGCAATCAGGCCATCGCTGCGACCCCGCCGGTCGAGCAGGCGGTCCCGGTGCCGGTCGCCGCCGTCGAACCGCGCGACGTGGTGCTGTTCGATGAATTCTCGGGCCGCCTCGAGGCGGTCGAGCGCGTCGACGTGCGGGCCCGGGTGGGCGGCGCGGTCGCGGCGACGCACTTTTCCGAGGGCGACCTCGTCCGCGCCGGCGACCTCCTGGTGACGATCGACCCCGCGCCCTACGCGGCCGAGGTGCAGCGCCTGGAGGCGCAGGTCGCCGTCGCCGAGGCGCGGCTGGCGCTGACGGCGAGCGACTACGAGCGCGGGCAGCGCCTGTCGGACCAGCGCATCGTCACCGCGCGCGACCTCGACGTGCGGGCGAACGCCTTCAAGGAGGCGAAGGCCAATCTCGACGCCGCGAAGGCGACGCTGGCCTCCGCCCGGCTCAACCTCGACTACACGCAGGTGCGGGCGGCGGTGGGCGGCCGGGTCGGGCGCCGGGAGATCACCCCGGGCAACCTCGTGGCGACGGGGGCGGGTGCGGCGGTGCTCACCACCCTGGTCTCGGTCGACCCGATCTACGCGAGCTTCGACGCCGACGAGACGGTGGTGCTGAAGGCGCTTAGCGCCATCGCCGATCCGTCCGGCCGGCGCGGCAGGCTCGACCGCATCCCGGTCGAGATGGCGACCGCCGACGGCGAGCGCGCGAAGGGGCACCTCCAGTTCATCGACAACAAGGTCGATGCCCGAAGCGGCACGGTGCGGGTGCGCGCCACCTTCGCCAATGGCGACGGGCACCTGATCCCCGGACAGTTCGCCCGGATGCGCCTCGGCCAGGCGGCGCCCGAGCGGCTGCTCCTCGTCGACGAGCGGGCGGTCGGCACCGACCAGGACAAGCGCTTCGTGCTGGTGGTCGGGGCCGACAACCGGGCCGAGTTCCGGGCCGTCACCCTTGGCCGGTCGGTCGAGGGCCTGCGGATCGTCACCGCCGGCCTGTCGGGCGGCGAACGGATCGTCGTCAACGGCTTGCAGCGGGTGCGCCCGGGCAGCCTCGTCAGCCCGTCCCCGGTGACGATGGGGGCACGGCCGATGCAGGAGCCGGGGACGGGGAAGCTGGCGCAGCGGTGA
- a CDS encoding TetR/AcrR family transcriptional regulator: MVMGRPRAFCTEKALDEAMEVFWRHGYDGATLAMLTKAMGIKPPSLYAAFGSKEGLLKAALDRYAERRSEHMRYVLDGATARDVAERFLSSIAESHTDPANPPGCLLVQGGLACGAGSENIPFELAARRAQGETELRDRFVRAREEGDLPQGSDPAALARFLSTVASGMGVLASSGADREALREVARVSLGAFPPSPAAAREQR, translated from the coding sequence ATGGTGATGGGGCGGCCCCGGGCCTTCTGCACGGAGAAGGCCCTCGACGAGGCGATGGAGGTGTTCTGGCGCCACGGCTACGACGGGGCGACGCTGGCGATGCTCACGAAGGCGATGGGCATCAAGCCGCCGAGCCTCTACGCCGCCTTCGGCAGCAAGGAGGGCCTCTTGAAGGCTGCCCTCGACCGCTACGCCGAGCGGCGGTCCGAGCACATGCGCTACGTGCTCGACGGCGCCACCGCCCGCGACGTCGCCGAGCGCTTCCTGTCGAGCATCGCTGAGAGCCATACCGACCCGGCGAACCCGCCCGGCTGTCTGCTGGTCCAGGGGGGACTGGCCTGCGGCGCGGGTTCCGAAAACATCCCGTTCGAGCTCGCCGCCCGCCGCGCCCAGGGCGAAACCGAACTGCGCGATCGCTTCGTGCGGGCGAGGGAGGAGGGGGATCTTCCCCAGGGCAGCGACCCGGCCGCGCTCGCCCGCTTCCTGTCGACGGTCGCCTCGGGGATGGGGGTGCTGGCTTCCTCGGGGGCGGACCGGGAGGCGCTGCGGGAGGTGGCGCGTGTGTCGCTCGGCGCGTTCCCGCCGAGCCCTGCGGCGGCGCGAGAACAGCGCTGA
- a CDS encoding methyl-accepting chemotaxis protein → MVSLSKLAVRLPSTIVGLALVSATVMGGLSWHSAKSSLVAAVQDRLQLAATATGHGVALVADQAKADFVAAAGHPQVASNFTDLIETLDPAKPDYAGILAAFRAPPSPEARLAFDGTTNTMYGRRHVKVQEVARKLLGRPGYADLMFLDPDGRIVYTATKGDDFAATVADPALRETGLARLFAQMKGAAPDAVSFADFSAYPVGGAPAAFIGKAMSRRANVAMGTAQAVERAGYIVMRITPALFDATLAQRAGLGGTGQTLVVGDDGRLRATPPLSTGIAAGAPASGLGFTPDQVAAQAPFSYEAPTGRRMAVSAAVPVLGARWTMLAEQSEAEALRAVDALSRILVLIGLAVLAGTAILGLLMSRAIVRPLGALTAALTALAARRTLDEVPGHRRRDEIGDIARAVAMIRDLSLEEAAQQLQTTEAARLREEQARRGLLRDLADRFEVSVGGIVAAVSGTAEGLTGASGAVTRAVEGTASRSVGVAATARQTSGNVGAVAAAAEELGATVAEIGRQVVQAATMSAEAVAQARDAGGTMADLSAAAARIGDVVGLVSQIAGQTNLLALNATIEAARAGEAGRGFAVVAAEVKELASQTARATDEIGRHVAAIQSTSQGAGAAIAGVTAQIEAMSQVATGIASAIEEQGAMTQEIVRQMAEATDGTAAMTHDIGEVADAAGSAGRAAGEVAQASDALSDQCARLRREVDGFLTSVRAA, encoded by the coding sequence ATGGTTTCCCTGTCCAAGCTGGCTGTCAGGCTGCCCTCGACCATCGTCGGGCTCGCGCTCGTGAGCGCGACGGTGATGGGTGGCTTGAGCTGGCATTCGGCGAAGAGCAGCCTGGTCGCGGCCGTCCAGGATCGGCTCCAGCTCGCGGCGACGGCGACCGGCCACGGCGTCGCCCTCGTCGCCGATCAGGCCAAGGCCGATTTCGTCGCCGCCGCCGGCCACCCTCAGGTCGCCTCGAACTTCACCGACCTGATCGAGACCCTCGACCCGGCCAAGCCCGATTACGCCGGGATCCTGGCAGCGTTCCGGGCCCCGCCGAGCCCGGAGGCGCGGCTCGCCTTCGACGGCACCACCAACACGATGTATGGCCGCCGCCACGTCAAGGTGCAGGAGGTGGCCCGCAAGCTCCTGGGACGGCCCGGCTACGCCGACCTCATGTTCCTCGATCCCGACGGGCGCATCGTCTACACGGCGACCAAGGGCGACGACTTCGCCGCCACGGTCGCCGATCCGGCCCTGCGCGAGACCGGCCTCGCCCGGCTGTTCGCGCAGATGAAGGGAGCGGCGCCCGACGCGGTCTCCTTCGCGGATTTTTCCGCCTATCCGGTCGGCGGGGCCCCGGCGGCCTTCATCGGCAAGGCGATGAGCCGGCGCGCCAACGTCGCCATGGGCACCGCGCAGGCGGTGGAGCGGGCCGGCTACATCGTGATGCGGATCACTCCCGCCCTGTTCGACGCGACCCTGGCCCAGCGCGCCGGCCTCGGCGGGACCGGCCAGACCCTGGTGGTCGGCGACGACGGGCGCCTGCGCGCCACGCCGCCCCTGTCGACGGGCATTGCGGCCGGCGCTCCCGCGAGCGGTCTCGGCTTCACCCCGGACCAGGTCGCCGCGCAGGCGCCGTTCTCCTACGAGGCGCCCACCGGCCGCCGCATGGCGGTGAGCGCCGCCGTGCCGGTGCTCGGTGCCCGCTGGACCATGCTGGCCGAGCAGTCCGAGGCCGAGGCGCTGCGGGCGGTGGACGCCCTGTCGCGGATCCTGGTGCTGATCGGCCTCGCCGTGCTCGCCGGCACCGCGATCCTCGGGCTCCTGATGTCGCGGGCGATCGTGCGTCCCCTCGGCGCGCTCACCGCGGCCCTCACGGCGCTGGCCGCCCGCCGGACCCTCGACGAGGTGCCCGGCCACCGGCGCCGCGACGAGATCGGCGACATCGCCCGGGCCGTCGCGATGATCCGCGACTTGTCCCTGGAGGAGGCGGCGCAGCAGCTCCAGACCACCGAGGCGGCGCGTCTGCGCGAGGAGCAGGCCCGGCGCGGCCTGCTGCGCGACCTCGCCGACCGGTTCGAGGTCTCGGTCGGCGGCATCGTGGCGGCGGTCTCGGGCACGGCCGAGGGGCTGACCGGAGCCTCCGGCGCCGTGACTCGCGCGGTCGAGGGGACCGCGTCCCGCTCGGTCGGCGTCGCCGCCACCGCACGGCAGACCAGCGGCAATGTCGGCGCCGTCGCGGCGGCGGCCGAGGAGCTCGGCGCGACCGTCGCGGAGATCGGCCGCCAGGTCGTGCAGGCCGCCACGATGTCGGCCGAGGCGGTGGCGCAGGCCCGCGACGCCGGCGGCACGATGGCGGACCTCTCCGCCGCCGCCGCCCGCATCGGCGACGTCGTCGGCCTCGTCTCGCAGATCGCCGGCCAGACCAACCTGCTGGCGCTGAACGCCACCATCGAGGCGGCGCGCGCCGGCGAGGCCGGCCGCGGCTTCGCGGTGGTCGCCGCGGAGGTCAAGGAACTGGCGAGCCAGACGGCCCGCGCGACCGACGAGATCGGCCGCCACGTCGCGGCGATCCAGTCCACCAGCCAGGGGGCCGGGGCGGCGATCGCCGGCGTCACCGCGCAGATCGAGGCGATGAGCCAGGTCGCGACCGGCATCGCCTCGGCGATCGAGGAACAGGGCGCGATGACCCAGGAGATCGTGCGCCAGATGGCCGAGGCGACGGACGGCACCGCCGCCATGACGCACGACATCGGTGAGGTCGCCGACGCGGCGGGCAGCGCCGGCCGGGCGGCCGGAGAGGTGGCGCAGGCCTCCGACGCCCTGTCGGACCAGTGCGCCCGCCTGCGCCGGGAGGTCGACGGCTTCCTGACCAGCGTCCGCGCCGCCTGA